The following is a genomic window from Candidatus Hydrogenedentota bacterium.
TGCCCCTTTCGATCATCCTCACCAACGACGATGGCTTTGACGCCCCCGGTCTTCAATCCCTTGCCGCCGCATTGGAGCCCCAGTTCGGCGAGCGGCTCTATATCGTCGCGCCGGATCGATGCTATTCAGGCGGGAGCCAGCAGGTCACCATGTCAACCCCCATCCAGGTGGAAAACCGCGGCCCCCGGCGATGGGCTGTTGGTGGCTCCCCCGCCGATTGCGCGCGTATCGCCCTCACCTGCCTGGCACCGGATTGCTCCATTTTGGTCTCCGGGATCAATCAGGGTGGCAACCTGGGTCACGATATCTTTCTCTCGGGCACCGTGGGCGCCGCGAGAGAAGCCGCGCTCCTTGGCGCCAGCGCCATCGCGGTCTCCCATTACCTGCGCCCCGGAATCGCCCTGGATTGGCCGCGCGCCGCCCGCTGGTCAGCGGCGGTCCTGAAGGAAATCATGGCCGGACCGCTGGCGGGTCAAGAGCTCTGGAACATCAACCTCCCCCACCACGAGCCCGGCGAATTACCCATGCCGCCCGTGGTGAAGTGCATCCCCTGCCCCAAACCGCTGCCCATCGCCTACACGGTTGTGGATGGGGTCTACCACTACGATGGACACCGCTACCACGAACGCGCTTGTGACCCCGGCACCGATGTGGCGGCTTGCTTCGGCGGTTCCATCGCCCTGTCACGCCTGGACGCGCTACCCCGCTGAAATCCTGCCCGCATCAGGGTTACGCTTTCAGGACCCGCCAAGGCGCTCGCAATACCAGGCCACAGTCCGCGACAGCCCTTCCGCGAAGGGTACGGTGACGCGGTAACCCAGGGACTGTTGCGCACGTTCAATGCTCGCCACCGACGTGTGAACATCGCCCACCCGCGCCGCCTCGAATACCGGGGACAGGTCCACCCCCATCTGCTTTCGGATTGCTTCGAATAGCGACAGCACCGTGACGGGTGCGCCGCAGGCGATATTGTATATCTCGCCGCGGGCGGGTATGGCCGCCACCGCCGCGAGCAGGTTGGCCTGAACGTTGTTTTCCACAAAGGTAAAATCCCGGGCCTGCGATCCGTCCCCGTGGATCACCGGGGCCTCGCCCCGGTGCAGCGCCCGGATGAAATTGGGGATGACGGCGCTGTAGGGCGAATCGGGATCTTGACACGGCCCGAAGACGTTGAAGTAACGCAGGGTAACCGTTTCCATGCCGTAACAGGTGGCGAAAGCCTGAAGATAATATTCGCAGGCCACCTTCGCGGCCGCGTAGGGCGACAGGGGGTGAGGCGCCAGCTCTTCCGATTTGAAGACCACCGGCTGATTGCCATAGGCCGAACTGGAGCCGGCAAGCACAAATCGCTTCACGTGCGCGTCCCGCGCGGCCACCAGCAGATTCACGGTGGCGGTGACATTGGCCTCGTGACATAGAAGCGGATTGGCCACCGACCGGGGCACCGAGGGAACCGCCGCCTGGTGGAGCACGTAGTCCATGTCCCTAACCGCCGCCTGGCAAACATCGATCTCGCAAAGATCGCCTTCAATGAAATCGACACGCTCCCCCCAGTACGCCATGTTTTCGCGACGGCCGGTAACGAGATTGTCCACCACGCGGACGGCGTCGCCCCGGGCGACCAACGCCCCTACAAGATTGGAGCCGATAAAGCCCGCCCCCCCGGTCACCAGATAATTTGCCATCGTCTGTAGTCAGCCCTCTTCCGTGCCATGGATTGTTGCCGGGCATCCGGGTGGGTCCGCCAGCAGGCCTGAGGAGGTTACGGTATTGCCGGGTGATGCTTCAACTTTGCGCCCTCCCCACACCCAGCGCCGATCACCCCGCGCATCGATCCATTGCGCCCCGGCACCGCGATCCAGTATGCTGCCGCTCGGGGCGGCTTCGAGCGATGAACGGCGAAGCAAATCAATGTGACAAGAAGGTCTACTTCATGGAAGCTCCCGTGTTTGATTGCCCATCCGGCTTCCGCACCGCGACGGGCATTCTGGAAATCTAGCGCCACCATGGTCTTCAGCTCCCACCTGTTCCTCTTCTACTTCCTTCCCGCCGCGCTGCTCCTCTACTACGGGCTCCCGAAGTGGACGCGCCATTTTTTCCTGACTGTCATGAGCTATATCTTCTACGGCTGGGCCAATCCGTCCTTCGTGTTCCTCATGCTGCTATCGACGCTCATCGACTACTGCTGCGGACTCCTCCTCGGGCGAGATCCCATTGAGCCGGGCGGACCGAGGACGCGACGGCAGTTGGCGGCCCTGCTGGTCTCCGTGACCAGCAATTTATCCCTCCTGGCTTTCTTCAAGTATTTCAATTTCGGCGTGGACAGCTACAATCAGCTCATCGCGGCTATGGGCTGGGAAAGCGCGCAATGGGATACGCTCCTGCGCATCACGCTGCCGCTGGGCATCAGTTTCTATACATTTCAGTCCATGAGCTATGCCATTGACGTGTACCGCGGCGAAGCGAAACCGGTGCGCAACTTCATCACCTTCGCCTGCTACGTTTCCATGTATCCCCAGCTCGTCGCGGGCCCCATCGTGCGTTTCCGTGAGGTGGCCCTCCAACTGGAAACCCGTACCCACACGCTGGAAAAGTTCGGGCGGGGCACGGCCTTCTTCGCACTCGGCCTGGCAAAGAAAGTCATCCTGGCCAATCCCTGCGGCAACATCGCCGATCAGGTCTTCGACGCCGGGAGCCGAAGCGCGCTCGACGCCTGGTACGGGCTCGCCGCCTATTCCTTCCAGATCTATTTCGACTTCAGCGCCTATTCCGACATGGCCATCGCCCTCGGGCTCATGCTGGGCTTTGTGTTTCCCAAGAACTTCGACTCGCCCTACCGCGCCCGCTCCATCACGGAATTCTGGCGCCGCTGGCACATTTCCCTCTCCACCTTTCTCCGCGACTACCTCTATATCGCCCTCGGCGGCAACCGACGCGGCACCGCACGCACCTACGCCAATCTCATGCTCGTCATGCTGATCGGCGGTCTCTGGCACGGCGCATCCTGGAACTTCGTCGTCTGGGGCGGCATCCACGGTGGAATGCTGGCGGCCGAGCGCGCGCTCGGAAACCGGAGCCCCCTGCGGCGCCTTCCCGCGGGCGTCGGTATGGCCATTACCTTTGCCATTGCCTCCCTCGCCTGGGTTTTCTTTCGCGCCGCAACCCTGCCGGAGGCGCTGGTCTACCTCGCTAATCTGTCGGGACCAGGCACCGTGCAGCCGGGGGCGGCCCTGCTATCGGGAATTGTTTATCAGCCTTATTACCTGATCAGCATGGCCCTGGCCGCGGGCATCACCTGGTCCGCGCCCCAAACCTGGGACTTCACCCGCCACCTCACCTGGCCCAAGACGCTGTGGTGCGCCGTGCTGCTGTTGGTGTCCGTAGCCCTGCTGATGACGCAGAGTTACAATCCGTTTATTTACTTTATCTTTTGACCCTCCAGAGAGCTTTACTTGAAGAATGGGTCGTATGGGTCGTATGGGTCTTATGGGTCAGTATGAATACTGAAATCCCATACGACCCATACGACACATAAGACCCATAAGACACATAAGACCCATAAGACCCATAAGACCCATACGACCCATAGGGCGCACCATGAAAGCCATCGACCGGGAAAAGCAAGCAGAAGAAGAAATCGGCCACACCACCTTCAGCCGTGGCGTGCCGCTTTTCCTGTCCACGTTGCTCATAGCACTCATCTTCGGCGTTTTCACACTGGAACGTCTCCAGTCCGACAGCGTCCCTCTTGTGGACGATCTGCTCCATCTCGCGCCGTCCGCCCATGACATTTCCGATACCGTAGCCCGTGAGGGCGTGCGCAAGAGCTTCTTCTCGCTGAACCGCGCCCTCCTCGGCAACATGGAGCGCCTCGCTTCGGATCTGGAGCGCAGCTCACCCTTGCGCAAGACCCTTCTCGCTCCCATGAATCGCTACCTCACCGGCTACCTCGGCGCGCAGAACGCCGACGTGCTCCGGGGGCGGGACGGCTGGCTCTTTTATGGCCCTGCCGTGGCCCATTTGACCGGGCCCGGCTTTCTCAGCACCGACCTCACGGAGCGGGGCGATCCGGTGGAGGTGTTGACCGCGTTTCATGAACAACTTGCGGCGCGCGGCATCAAGCTCGTGGTAGCACCCCTTCCGGTGAAGGCGAGCATTCACCCGGAGCACTTGTCCGGCGGCGCCCCCGCCGACAGGGCCATCCAAAGCGCTTCCCACGAAGCCTTTCTCGCCGCCCTGGACGCACGGGGCGTGCTGGCCTGCGATGTCAGTGAAGCCCTGATCCGGGCAAAGGCAAAGGGCCCCGTCTATCTCGCCCGGGACAGTCACTGGACCCCGGAGGGCATGCACGCGGCTGCGGAGTCTCTTCAGGCTTTTCTACGCGAGCGCGTGCCGGAGCTTCCTCAAGGCGACATGGCCTATCGGGCGGGGACGCCCCAAAGCATCGAACACGCGGGCGACCTCGCGGTCATGCTGGCGCCGGAGGACGCGGCCCGCTATGGCATGAACGAGAGCATCCGGCATCAGGCCGTGGAAGGTCCCGATGGCGCGCCCTGGGCGCCGGATCCCTCGAGCAAGGTGCTGCTGCTCGGCGACAGCTTTGCCAACGTATTCGAACTCGAAGGGATGGGCTGGGGCGCCCACGGCGGGCTGGCCGCCTGGCTGAGCCTTCTACTGCGGCAGCCGCTGGACGCGATTACCCAGAATGGCGACGGGGCCCACGCCACCCGGCAGCGACTCATTCAGGCGCTCCAACGGGGCGAGGATCGACTTGCGGGCAAAGAGGTTGTGGTGTTTGTCTTTGCGGCCCGCGAATTGTCCCTCGGCGATTGGAAGCCGGAACTGGCGTTGCCCGCCGAGGTGCGGTGAATTGGACGGACCCGTCAACGCCCGTGTATCCCGCCGCGTAGTTTAATGTGTACAACGGCGTCCGGGCACCGCAGCGCCCCGATGCCGTTCTCGCAGCATGCCAATCATCGCGGCCGCCGTGGTATTCTGGCGTCCCTGAAATCCACCCCGTCGCGGATCGCCCGCGACAATCAGGTCGCCCTCGTGTAAGGAAAAACGGAGCTTTGGAGAAAAAGGGTTCTATGGATATAAGTACAAGACCGGCAGTCTCGCTTTTGCCTTTGCGCGCCGCGACGGCGATTGTTCTTCTTGTCGCCCTCGCCGTTGCGCCTGCGCCGCGGGCTCAAGAGAGTGTGACCGTACAGGGTCCGGTGGTCGTAGAGAAAATAGAACTGCCCCGGGTGACCACGACCGGCAAGGCCACCGTCTACACCCCACCCACCCATGTGCAATTCTGGATTCACCGGACGATCACGGCGGAGAAGCTGAGTCTGGCCATGGATGAAGGGATGAAAGTGGATCCATCGGTGCGCGAAGCGATTGCCCTCCAGGAACTGCACCCCACCACGATTGAGACCGGCATGCCGACCATCCTTTCCCTGCCGGATAACACGGTGCGCGTGTCCACGGAACTTCAATTCTCCATGAGCCCCTACTCCATGGGCGAGAATTCCTCGGTAAAGTTAGGCGAACTGTGCGAGCAGATCCGGGCGATTGCCGCCGGACTCGGCGGCGAGCTGTCGGGCCCCCACTTCCTCACGACGGACAAGGCGGCGGTCACCCAGGACGCGGTACAGGAAGCGGCGAAGGATGCTTACCCCGCCGCGGTCGGCGCCGCCGCCGCACTGAACGTGGGGGTGCGCGCGGTCGACGTGGTGGATGTGGGCACAATTACCTGGAATGCGCCGCCGGATACGGAAACCACCTTCCCCACGGTCGGCCAGATCGCCTGCACGGCGGAAGTACGGGTGACCTATTCCCTTGAATAGACCGGGAGCGAAAGGCAACGGACCCGGACGGCTTACATCTTTCGGATCAGGCCGTTGTCCCGCTTGAGCACCATACAGAACCCTTTTTCGGGCGAGAAGGTCAGGCCGCCCTCGT
Proteins encoded in this region:
- the surE gene encoding 5'/3'-nucleotidase SurE codes for the protein MPLSIILTNDDGFDAPGLQSLAAALEPQFGERLYIVAPDRCYSGGSQQVTMSTPIQVENRGPRRWAVGGSPADCARIALTCLAPDCSILVSGINQGGNLGHDIFLSGTVGAAREAALLGASAIAVSHYLRPGIALDWPRAARWSAAVLKEIMAGPLAGQELWNINLPHHEPGELPMPPVVKCIPCPKPLPIAYTVVDGVYHYDGHRYHERACDPGTDVAACFGGSIALSRLDALPR
- a CDS encoding NAD-dependent epimerase/dehydratase family protein, with product MANYLVTGGAGFIGSNLVGALVARGDAVRVVDNLVTGRRENMAYWGERVDFIEGDLCEIDVCQAAVRDMDYVLHQAAVPSVPRSVANPLLCHEANVTATVNLLVAARDAHVKRFVLAGSSSAYGNQPVVFKSEELAPHPLSPYAAAKVACEYYLQAFATCYGMETVTLRYFNVFGPCQDPDSPYSAVIPNFIRALHRGEAPVIHGDGSQARDFTFVENNVQANLLAAVAAIPARGEIYNIACGAPVTVLSLFEAIRKQMGVDLSPVFEAARVGDVHTSVASIERAQQSLGYRVTVPFAEGLSRTVAWYCERLGGS
- a CDS encoding MBOAT family protein, which translates into the protein MVFSSHLFLFYFLPAALLLYYGLPKWTRHFFLTVMSYIFYGWANPSFVFLMLLSTLIDYCCGLLLGRDPIEPGGPRTRRQLAALLVSVTSNLSLLAFFKYFNFGVDSYNQLIAAMGWESAQWDTLLRITLPLGISFYTFQSMSYAIDVYRGEAKPVRNFITFACYVSMYPQLVAGPIVRFREVALQLETRTHTLEKFGRGTAFFALGLAKKVILANPCGNIADQVFDAGSRSALDAWYGLAAYSFQIYFDFSAYSDMAIALGLMLGFVFPKNFDSPYRARSITEFWRRWHISLSTFLRDYLYIALGGNRRGTARTYANLMLVMLIGGLWHGASWNFVVWGGIHGGMLAAERALGNRSPLRRLPAGVGMAITFAIASLAWVFFRAATLPEALVYLANLSGPGTVQPGAALLSGIVYQPYYLISMALAAGITWSAPQTWDFTRHLTWPKTLWCAVLLLVSVALLMTQSYNPFIYFIF
- a CDS encoding SIMPL domain-containing protein (The SIMPL domain is named for its presence in mouse protein SIMPL (signalling molecule that associates with mouse pelle-like kinase). Bacterial member BP26, from Brucella, was shown to assemble into a channel-like structure, while YggE from E. coli has been associated with resistance to oxidative stress.); translated protein: MTVQGPVVVEKIELPRVTTTGKATVYTPPTHVQFWIHRTITAEKLSLAMDEGMKVDPSVREAIALQELHPTTIETGMPTILSLPDNTVRVSTELQFSMSPYSMGENSSVKLGELCEQIRAIAAGLGGELSGPHFLTTDKAAVTQDAVQEAAKDAYPAAVGAAAALNVGVRAVDVVDVGTITWNAPPDTETTFPTVGQIACTAEVRVTYSLE